Proteins co-encoded in one Actinomadura luteofluorescens genomic window:
- a CDS encoding M28 family peptidase has product MFRSRTRAPAAIGGPVLSAVLALAVAAPAAASPPAPRQDGPIPGFTAENAKWQRRYERLLSAVPSARTARDLDAELAREPALATTTGDRHRVGRIVARLRSYGLKPEVRTYYAYLSMPERVKVEMTAPRRLTLPVKEKRRPWQEFYDEVIPSHNGMSPSGDVRGEVVYANYGRPEDFALLAENGVSVKGKIVLVRYGSVFRGIKPREAARRGARGVLIYSDPADDGSAHGPVYPAGPWRASDGIQRGSIAQIQLAAGDPQTPGWPSVKGARRVPPSEAPMLKGLVPTTPISYGAAEPLLRALNGKEVPREWQGGLPFTYRFGPGGTRAHLDLRNTFQVRPLWDVIVRIPGSEHPEQEVMLGAHHDSWAYGSSDNLSGTENVLQVGRALGTLLKKGWRPKRTVVLATWDGEEYGLFGSTEYAEQRADLLRDTVAYVNMDGAGGSRFGASATPALDRSVIDASKEVRWPGTGGTLYEAWKAQNSGETPIDRIGGGSDFQAFFQRYGVPAMDVGAASPGSSGNYHCSCDDFYWMERFGDPSWEYHAAMSRLAGIATLRLANADVIAMGYRPYAQETARYLADFTAEQRRRLGSVVVDVSRDIAQAGAWQRAAEALQARAGKALRDGDTAAFRRLNDKIMRTERDLLTAAGLPGRPWYRHQIYAPGIDTGYATQRLPGLHDALFSDRDVRAARAQEARLFASLRAAARTLAPEE; this is encoded by the coding sequence GTGTTTCGCTCCCGAACCCGGGCACCGGCCGCGATCGGCGGCCCCGTCCTGTCCGCCGTCCTCGCCCTCGCGGTCGCGGCTCCGGCCGCGGCCTCGCCCCCCGCCCCCAGGCAGGACGGCCCGATCCCGGGTTTCACCGCGGAGAACGCGAAGTGGCAGCGCCGGTACGAGCGGCTGCTGTCGGCCGTCCCGTCCGCGCGGACGGCACGCGACCTGGACGCCGAGCTGGCGCGCGAGCCCGCGCTGGCCACCACGACCGGTGACCGGCACCGCGTCGGGCGGATCGTCGCCCGCCTCCGGTCGTACGGCCTGAAACCCGAGGTCAGGACGTACTACGCCTACCTGTCCATGCCGGAGCGGGTGAAGGTCGAGATGACCGCGCCGCGGCGCCTGACGCTGCCGGTGAAGGAGAAGCGGCGCCCCTGGCAGGAGTTCTACGACGAGGTCATCCCGTCCCACAACGGCATGTCGCCGTCCGGGGACGTGCGGGGCGAGGTCGTCTACGCCAACTACGGCCGCCCCGAGGACTTCGCCCTGCTCGCCGAGAACGGCGTCTCGGTCAAGGGCAAGATCGTCCTCGTCCGGTACGGGTCGGTGTTCCGCGGCATCAAGCCGCGCGAGGCCGCCCGGCGCGGCGCCAGGGGCGTGCTGATCTACTCCGACCCCGCCGACGACGGGTCCGCGCACGGCCCGGTGTACCCGGCCGGGCCGTGGCGCGCCTCCGACGGCATCCAGCGCGGCAGCATCGCGCAGATCCAGCTCGCGGCCGGAGACCCGCAGACGCCCGGCTGGCCGTCGGTGAAGGGCGCGCGGCGCGTCCCGCCGTCGGAGGCGCCGATGCTGAAGGGGCTCGTCCCGACCACGCCCATCTCCTACGGCGCGGCCGAGCCGCTGCTGCGCGCGCTGAACGGCAAGGAGGTGCCGAGGGAATGGCAGGGCGGCCTTCCGTTCACGTACCGGTTCGGGCCGGGCGGGACGCGGGCGCACCTGGACCTGAGGAACACCTTCCAGGTACGTCCGCTTTGGGACGTCATCGTGCGGATCCCCGGCAGCGAGCACCCCGAGCAGGAGGTCATGCTCGGCGCGCACCACGACTCCTGGGCGTACGGCAGCAGCGACAACCTGTCCGGCACCGAGAACGTGCTCCAGGTGGGGCGCGCCCTGGGGACGCTGCTCAAGAAGGGGTGGCGCCCTAAGCGCACCGTCGTCCTCGCCACGTGGGACGGCGAGGAGTACGGGCTGTTCGGCTCCACCGAGTACGCCGAGCAGCGCGCGGACCTGCTCCGCGACACCGTCGCCTACGTCAACATGGACGGCGCCGGAGGATCGCGGTTCGGCGCGTCGGCCACGCCCGCGCTGGACCGCTCGGTCATCGACGCCTCCAAGGAAGTGCGCTGGCCCGGCACCGGCGGGACGCTGTACGAGGCGTGGAAGGCGCAGAACTCCGGCGAGACCCCGATCGACCGCATCGGCGGCGGCTCGGACTTCCAGGCGTTCTTCCAGCGGTACGGGGTGCCCGCCATGGACGTCGGCGCCGCGTCGCCGGGATCGTCAGGGAACTACCACTGCTCCTGCGACGACTTCTACTGGATGGAGCGCTTCGGCGACCCGTCCTGGGAGTACCACGCGGCGATGTCGCGGCTGGCCGGCATCGCGACGCTGCGGCTCGCCAACGCCGACGTGATCGCGATGGGCTACCGCCCGTACGCGCAGGAGACGGCCCGCTACCTCGCCGACTTCACCGCCGAGCAGCGCAGGCGGCTCGGCTCCGTGGTCGTGGACGTCTCGCGCGACATCGCGCAGGCCGGGGCCTGGCAGCGCGCGGCGGAGGCGCTCCAGGCGCGCGCGGGGAAGGCGCTGCGCGACGGCGACACCGCCGCGTTCCGCCGCCTCAACGACAAGATCATGCGGACGGAGCGGGACCTTCTGACCGCGGCCGGGCTGCCGGGCCGCCCCTGGTACCGGCACCAGATCTACGCGCCCGGGATCGACACCGGCTACGCCACGCAGCGGCTTCCCGGGCTGCACGACGCGCTGTTCTCGGACCGCGACGTCCGCGCCGCCAGGGCGCAGGAGGCCCGGCTGTTCGCGAGCCTGCGCGCGGCCGCCCGCACCCTCGCCCCGGAGGAGTGA
- a CDS encoding serine hydrolase domain-containing protein has product MAQGLSRRDFGRLMGSAGLGLAAPALAGGCGTASRKAATRAGTRTWRVSGTAGAGLGGFDTAVKSLMQARNIPCGSLAVMRKGKLVLARGYTWSDDAALSVQPTSLFRLASLSKAVTATAVTRLVQDGKLSLSARVTDLLTLTPPPGQSADPRLGQVTVRRLLQHLGGWDRDISGDPTYRDRTTAKLLGVPLPITREHMVQYGTGLKLDHDPGSTFAYSNYGYLLLGQIIAKAAGTSYEQYVQENVLAPMGITRMRPGRSLAAGRAAGEVPYFSQRTGPSVFDEVGTTLPAPYGTFNVENRTPMGGWLASAVDYVRFTQIHDGGTSVLGSSSIASIFAKPETGLNSGGSYYGFGWYVRDVTGGRNTWHSGALDGTSTIVTRRYDGVTWALLFDQRDDPSGLTYEYDDFSAPLHKVANALTTWPSTNLFSTYF; this is encoded by the coding sequence ATGGCGCAGGGGCTCAGCCGGCGGGACTTCGGCAGGCTCATGGGATCCGCGGGGCTCGGCCTCGCGGCCCCCGCACTCGCCGGCGGATGCGGGACGGCGTCCCGGAAGGCGGCGACGCGGGCCGGCACCCGGACGTGGCGGGTCTCCGGGACGGCGGGCGCCGGGCTCGGCGGCTTCGACACCGCCGTCAAGTCGCTGATGCAGGCCCGGAACATCCCGTGCGGTTCGCTCGCCGTCATGCGCAAGGGCAAGCTCGTGCTCGCGCGCGGATACACCTGGAGCGACGACGCGGCGCTGAGCGTCCAGCCGACGTCGCTGTTCCGGCTCGCCAGCCTCAGCAAGGCCGTCACGGCCACGGCGGTCACCCGGCTCGTCCAGGACGGCAAGCTCAGCCTGTCGGCGCGCGTGACGGACCTGCTGACGCTGACGCCGCCGCCCGGCCAGTCCGCCGACCCGCGCCTCGGCCAGGTGACGGTGCGGCGGCTGCTCCAGCACCTCGGCGGCTGGGACCGCGACATCTCCGGCGACCCGACCTACCGCGACCGCACCACCGCGAAACTGCTGGGCGTCCCGCTGCCGATCACCCGGGAGCACATGGTCCAGTACGGGACGGGCCTGAAACTCGACCACGACCCCGGCTCCACCTTCGCCTACAGCAACTACGGCTACCTGCTGCTCGGCCAGATCATCGCCAAGGCCGCGGGGACGAGCTACGAGCAGTACGTCCAGGAGAACGTGCTGGCCCCCATGGGGATCACCCGGATGCGGCCCGGCAGGTCGCTGGCGGCCGGCCGCGCGGCCGGGGAGGTGCCCTACTTCTCGCAGCGCACCGGCCCGTCGGTGTTCGACGAGGTCGGGACGACGCTCCCGGCCCCCTACGGCACGTTCAACGTGGAGAACCGCACCCCGATGGGCGGCTGGCTCGCGTCCGCCGTCGACTACGTGCGCTTCACCCAGATCCACGACGGCGGGACGAGCGTCCTCGGCTCCTCCTCGATCGCCTCGATCTTCGCCAAGCCGGAGACCGGCCTGAACTCGGGCGGGTCCTACTACGGCTTCGGCTGGTACGTGCGCGACGTGACGGGAGGCCGGAACACCTGGCACTCCGGCGCCCTCGACGGGACCAGCACGATCGTGACGCGCCGCTACGACGGCGTGACCTGGGCGCTGCTGTTCGACCAGCGCGACGACCCGTCCGGGCTCACCTACGAGTACGACGACTTCAGCGCCCCGCTGCACAAGGTCGCGAACGCGCTGACGACCTGGCCCTCCACGAACCTGTTCAGCACGTACTTCTAA